TACCATACGGTCCGATTGAAATGAACAACCCTATCCATGCTTATTTAAAGTATATAACTTTAAACCCAAACATGGCAAAAGGTGATGTGTCACATTATACCTAGCCTTAGATTATGGTTAAAATATTCAGACTCCAGGTGATCATCGACTTGGTGCCACTTAGCAATCATCGCTTCCATGTTATCCCTCAGCAGGCCGATGGCCATCTGCATCTGCTTTTCTGGCACAAGTCGTTCCCAGTGTATTGAATCCTGCAGCCTTCGCTTTAGTTCGAATACGCTCTTCATCATCTCGCTGTTCGGAGTCCTTCGAGATTTACGCTGAGGGAGGAACGCAATACTGATGTCCCTGTTGAGTATGGACGGAATGTGCAGTATGGCCGCCTGTAATCGTTGGTGTACTGCGAACAGTAAATCACCACTAATCTCGGCGAAGAGATTTCTCTGTGGGATAAAGTACCCTGGGCATTTGTGGCGCAGAAGACACCAATTCAGCCGGTGCAGTAAGTCGATGACTCTCTCACAGATTTTATCCTCACTCCATTCACCGCGGGGCACTTCTTCCAATGCCCAGaagaaaatattctttaaatggTAGGATTTCAGTCCAGTCAGGAGTGGTTGTGTAAGAAACTGTTTCGAGACCTGTTTGAAAAGAATGTAACACAATTTTTGCTCCCGCGTTAGATCATCCGCCAGGACTCTCTCCGCTTCACCGAAAGATATTCGCCACTCTAGTGATGTCACGCTCCCCTTTGGTGACCTTGGCAACAACCTGCATCCTATTCCCACAATATCATCGATCAGATGCCTCGGCGGCCATCCACTCGGACGTTTCCGTGTGATCCAGTCCCGACACACCGAGGGCCACTGACGGCAAGGGATCGCCACCGCCAGATCGAATTGCATTATGAACTCGTGGATCTTTGCAACGAGGCATATAGCTGGGAAATTTGCTCTGACGTGCAGTTGTACCAGCTGTAGGAAATTCTCCCTCTGTGCAATCCTGCTGTGCACATGCGCACTATACTCACAAAATAActtaaactccttcagtatgtCAATCGGTGACAAGTAAGTCTGAGCTTCTTTTTCCCCAATAGACATCATATGGTAACTCATTGGTGGATTTACCGTTGGGACTTTTACATACACGTATCCTGGTTGATCACTTTGTATAATTTCAACGCGTATTGGACCTTCCGGAAACGTTCTAGAGCCTTTTTTCTTCTTGTGGTGCGTTTTACCATGCTCTACGTCTGGGGAGGTCTCAATGGCAGTAATCGAACCCAAACACACATTGATATCAACCTCGTCGAAGAGTTTCTTTTCCCCTGTTGATAGTGACTGCAACTCAGGGAACGAAAGCCCTTCAAAGCTACTGCCAACGGCTTCGATCTTAATATTCCTGACGTCATACAAGGGAAATCGCGTTGCTAGCATCTTTATTGGGGGTATGGCGTCTTTCTGTGAGAAAGGTAAAGACAAGAAGTGTTTTATCATCTTCATGTGGAGACGATAGTTCGTTTGCAGTTTCTTGGATTTCCGAAGCAGCATAATTAAGCCCACGTGGATCGGAGGAAAACCTGTTCGTCTTCTCGGAGCTTCACagcaagaatattttacaagtttCGAAAACGTCTTTCTCCATGCAGTCCTAGAAGAGATATATAGGATATATCACTTAAGAGAGTTGATGCTGtttcctctctcctctctctctacCGCTCTCTCTACCGCTCTCTTTACCTCTCTACACTGATAAAGGTTACAGTTTCAGTGTATAAGGTTGGAGTTGCATGTTATGACCTAATGGTATAATACTGCTTGAAAAAGAATTGTCCAGTTTTAAGAACACAAAGTAACTCATCTACTCCACGTTCTACCCGCAATGAAACATTCAATGTCGTTATTAGAAAGTAGTTTGACGTGAGAGTAAGTTCTATCAAAATTAATCAACGTCTACATCGAGATAATAATTCTCAGAGGTAAATACggatttattgattttttgtttgtctAGGCTATAATATCCAAAACATTACAGTCCGGAGGAAAAGTGCTCGTTTCGAGGATAGTTTGATAGGCAAAAACGGGAATGTATGCATTGATTTATTGTCGCCTTTGATTAAACTGTTCTGCCAATCTCTTCCAAGAGATCAAGGTGAAATTTGATCTTCTCACACAATATTTTGTCTATTTTCTAATGTGTTTGTCAATACTTTGTGGAAAATTATCCACCAGTGACAAAGGAAAGTATacttatttataatttactAATCAGAACAACATCCGAACAACAATGGTTATGCCTGGACAGATAACAGTCTCTCGTTAAATATGATCttaaacataaatcatttaacAGTATGCGTGGTAGATATCAAAACGTGACGCACCTGTCGCGAAAATGATATGAGGCAGTATTGCTGTCTTTAACCACGGAAAGGATTTTATATTGACTTTTAAAATACAGCATGAATTGATGAGCAAATTTGACGATTATCATGCTAGAAGGGTACGCTTACCCCTCTCCGGACACGTTGTATATATTAACTACTTTAATCGAAAAGGTCCATCCCCGCATTTCTTATCCCCTTACTGAACCAGAGAACTGTTAATTTTGTTACCTTAGGTTTGTAAGATTACATTATTCTCTTGGCGTTCACGTCAAACGCGAGCCACAAAAGACACTGTGCCTCTGCATGCTTGGTTAATGAAGCGTTTAAAGTAATCAGCCATAAGTGCAAATAACAATAGCTGAATTCTATCGGATCTGTTAAGAAGccgtttaaaaattgaaataaatacaaTTGGAGCGTGAAAATAACACAACAACAGAACCGCTGCTGCTACTGCTCCTGCTGTTATCGCCAAATATTCACATATCTGGACAGTAAATATCTGAAACAATGCATGGTCTCCTCTGTCTAAAAACAACGAAGGTAAAAATAGCTTTTGCGTATCCTCCTTCCATAAACTGGTCCTCCGTAACACTTCACGTGCAGAAAGGGCCGTATTAAAGAAATAGGTCAGTCCCTACTTAATTAATTGGAGGTATATCATTAGCTATAGAGGGTATGTGTCGCCGTATTTTGAGTTATATCTTAAGGACACTGAATTTTTCATGCCTTCGAAACACTACGCGTGGACACCAGCCACTTTGTTTTAtcaaattgatgtgtatttgCAATTGGTCTTTTAGAATAGGTCAACGTCATAGAGAAGTGATtctacagataatgaagaaaaatagtgaCTATTATATACTGCAGTGCTTCTAATTGCTTTTAATGGAGTTCAATGTGACAGTGATACTTCCCAGAGAAAGTCAGCTAACCTTTCAACCGAGTAGGTGTCATAGGTCAGGATCGTATATTATCGAGCAAAGTCTGTGATCACGCAAACAATTGTAAACATAGCCACAGTCCTTCCGTGGGTGGTGGGACTGGGACACAGCCTTGGTCACAACCCGACAACTACAAACGATGTGCAAAAATGGTACAAATTGAATCAGTACGTGACAACTTGAGACTTAACATTCACTTGTGCTGTTTTGTTTATGTACTGGGTCGACGTCATTGTCGATCGCACTAAGGAGCATGTTTTCATGACTGAGTATTTACCTACATGGTATGGCAGAAGTGTGCTGCAAACACGAGATCAATGTGTACCGGATATCCGCGTTACGTACAAGCCGAGAGATAAGTATTCACACAGAATTTGCGCACGCAGTTTAGtgaaattatacaaattaaaGGCCAAAAGCAAAAAGTGCACAGGCTAGACCGGCTGCAGTCGACATAGAGACAGCTTGACATGTCGGAAATTAAGGGTCTATGGAAATACTTACCGTAGGATTACATACTAACAACAGCCCGCTTTCTCTTTTCACCTCCAGAAATCGGTGAATATGGAGATCCCCATGTCACTTCTGAACCACAGCAATTGTCATAGCTTGTCTCCGAACACATTGACGAATGACGTAATCAACATTAAAACTCGGAATACTACATTCACACACACTCAATAAGTTCGATCGCGACAGTCAGTGCTGCCATTATGGCCGCTGTCACCCGGCTTCACAACAATGAAAGTAGCTTGCTGAAAAACAAATGGCATTGTCTGATGTCTCGTGtccattgatatgcaaatgagcaacgCAGGTTGTAACCTTAAGTAGGGAAACTTTAATGTCCTTGTATACTGGTATTTGTCTGTCAGGTTTCACCAAAAAGACGTAAATCGAGCACAATAAGTCATTGAAATCGAAGTCTCCTTAAGTGTCTCTCTATGGTAGATAAAAATCCCACGGATAAGTGATCTAAATACGGCTTATTGTATGGGGGACTTTGAGttaaccacagacaaatagtggCCTAAGTGAAGTTCTCGTAACATAGTTCGGGTTCACCTTTAACCTAGCATGATATAAATACTATGGAGTACACTCTACAATTGGTATTATATGGTAAAAGGGAGGCCTGAGGAAAAAGAAAGTTTCTTGACAAAAACGCTCATTACTTGCCGGGAGGGTGATCCAATACACTGCCGAGATAATATGTATACAGATTGTCAGCGCCTTATGGAACcaaatcaaatataaatattgttgttcCATACTCACCGACACAAAGTACAGTGACTGTAAGGGAGAGGTGATTTCGTTTCGGTCCACTTCACACAGGGAGTGTGAGGTATGAACATTAGGTAAAGTACTATAAATAGGGCAATACCAGTGATTTCATGGAAGTGAAAGCGTTTGCCGAGAAGAAACACGGAAACAGGAATTTACACTAAACTGGATATAGAAGAACGTTAGAGAAGTGAAACattcatttacaaatgtttgttCTTTTCACCGCGGAAAACTGTCTGAACAGAACATGTTGCATGTCAGGCGGTCGTCTGTGATCTCAAAAAGAAGATTAATCTATGATTGCACCGTAGATAAATTGGACGTGTCCACACGTCGTGTGTGCCGAAAACGACTATGCCCAGTTCAGCAGCCTTCAAGTCAAAATCAGTACATTCTTCTCAAATTGCTGGGATGGCGTCTCAAAATTGAgtacgtttgtttttttccccgaCATAAAGATAAAGCCACATCATGTAGCGACATCGATATCTGGTTCTGATTGCGTTGTAGTTGTTGTGGATTTCGTTTTGCCTGTTGTTGTTGGAATCTAACGATAGACTGACCAATGGATTTCAAACGGGAATATCAAATACGGAAGAAAACAGATTGTTTTGTGAGATGTATAAAGTTGAATCATTCAATTTTCTATCTATATGGTGTACTGATGGTTACATGATGATTGGATAAAATATTATCAAGCGAATTCAATAAAGGACGAAAATTGCTACATCACTGCGGATCCTCATTGAATTGGGTCTTTAGTAGAAATATCAAACACTTGGTTAGTCGATAAAATTTCCGATTAAATTAGAAAGGGTACGTATAATCATGAAATATTTACTTATGTAAACATATTTAtacaaaataaagtatttaaatCTGTCGTTCATTAACTAGTAAGTCCCATAACATAGTAAAACGGTAAGCTCATACTTGCTTTTGATAATATCGATGCGAAAGGGACAGTCACCAAATCATTTTGCCTTGCATCAGACTGTCTTTCACTTCTTTCACACTTCTCACGCACaggcatttttgtgaaaaatattaagCTCACAAAACACTCATTTACTTTTTTTTGCTACTATAAAAGAGTATGCGTCATTTGGTTTTTAgctttttaaggtagtatgtacttcaaatttgctcaaacttttctcaagaaatcttttaacctttctctttcaaaatcaaaaattaaaatcgggggtcatcgtGTAAGTTTTGGTTCTAGGGAAACACATTACGGGGGACTTaccaatatttggaattcaaaatagctgccatTCCTGTGACGAAGCAATATAAACTTTTCGATTTTCTAAAACTAAGACGGTCAAAGTCTTTCTGCACCAAGAATTTTAAAAACGAGTCCCCATAAATGGTAGACCAAAAATAGCgattgagagtccgaatttctgtccccaaggcgcttTCCACTTCAAATGGACCAAACCAATTATGTCAATATTGTTACTTATCGTCTTATTGCTAACGAAACAGTCCTTTTAGAAGAAAATTTATTGGCTTTATGCTCTTAACGACTGTGCGTTATATTTTTCTGATTATTGACATTGTCATTAGGTAAACAAAAAACACGGCGTCTATCAAACAGTGGCTGTTAGCATAAGACAGAGATTCTTGTAATAACCAAATCACCTTTCAATACATCCTCACCAACAGCTAAACAGCACCACATTGTGCACGCAATGTCAAATTCAAATCCTAGCTAGCGTCGTCTCTTCACAGCGAGAGTTATTCCTGCAGGTGGCGCTAAGAATCCACCAGCACCAAGTTTGGGTGGTATCTGAAAAATAGAAGTGTAGCTCTTCATGACTTTGTATTTTAATATCATAACGTTGGTGACAGTGTATATAACAGGAAATGTGACATATTAGGCAAATTAGTTTCCTTTATACTTGCAAAGTGTTCTTTAAATTACCATTGATTTAAAGTCTTTTgctgaaaaaataatcaaaattaacttcaaaaaaataaacaacatatattCAGAAACCGTAAGCTATTTATCATCTTGTGAGAGCGTATGATGTCCCAACAGTTTGTTAACAGCTGACTTGTTAAAACATAGACAATAGCTATGGTTAAAAGTAGTGGAGGATGTCAGAGCAAGTTACAGAACAAAAGACCTATGTTTAAACATCTCTATCTTCGGACACGCACTACGATTTAAAAAGTCTGATTGTGCGACGTTGAAGATTTGAAGTTTAGCAGGCCAACTCAATTTGGTAGGTTTTAAGGTAATAGTCTCCGCAGCGGCTGCTAATTAAAGTAACTTTTCTTTATACAAAAAGTTCATGTGCGTCAGACGACCATCGCTTTGGAGCTATAGGTCTCACCTCAGTCTCCGCACATGGTTCGAAGgtgtatttggtgaatatgcgGACAAAGCCAATCTTCTAAACGTAATAGTTCGGTCTTGGAGTCTCCTTTGCGATACGGCTATCTGAGATGTATTCCTTGCTTACTGGTTTCAAACAAGTATCTCACTACTGTTCTTTTAATGTTGATAACTTTTCACCTTGAAGAACCATGTCAATCGAAGGTCAGCTTAGGTCCACCAGAGCTCTCTTGTAGATCGAAGTAAACTAGTTTAAACCCTTCGTTTTCACAGGAATAGATGATTTAATGGCACTTTCAAGTTGACCTCAGATTATCAAGCTTGTCGTGAAAGTAGACTTGATACAATTTTGTTTGGAAATCACGAATTTTATGACAAATCATTTTCGGATGAGAATGTCTATCACTATTAAAGCTACCATAGTCTACATCTTTGATACAAACGTAAGCGCAAATGTGGCAATCTCTTTCGAGAAAGTTGTCTGAAAATATGATATGTGAACGATAGCAAGTACTATATCTGTTTTAGCAGATGATCGGCATCCCATTGGTTTCGGCCTCGCAAGATGGATCAACTTTTGGTAGTTGCCTGACCCACTTGGCTCTGGTTCATCCATGACCTCCACTTCACTGCTTATCGGAAGGAAGCCTCTTCCATATTAGAAATGCTAGTAGTGCATTACTTTACTTTACAGACGTCTTTATTTCATTGCTTGCCAGTGTTTTTTCTCTCCAGACTGTTGGTTGCTAGACATTTTGCAATAAACCATTCTCAGCTTATCACAATGCAGTTGTggtttgttcacaaattttagtttgcaaacgaaatataatttttgcatGATGAtctggcgggaaataatcaggCAAAGTGCAATAAATGGAAACCACTGCAACATACAAAGTGATTCATTTTCTGATGGGGCGCTTTGGTAAAAATAGCAAATGCTTGCTTTATCGATAAAATTTTCAGTTAAACAACATATAGCATGTATAACCATGAAAATATGTCtgttatattttgaaattatatattaacaataaaatattttattagtCATTCTATAAAATCAATAGTTATGtaacaaattaaaacattaaGCGTATACTTGATCTGTACTATCGACACCAAAAGGGCAATAAATGAAGCAGATTCCTAGTAGGATTAGGTCTTTGGTAGAAATATCAAATACTTactcagttgtttgttatgaaaCATTAAGgtatgtatttacatatttatacaaAATAAAGTATATCAATCAGTAGTTCATGAAATAGTAAGTCCCATAACATAGAAAAATGGTAAGCTCATACTTGCTTTTGATAATATCGATGCGAAACGGACAATTTATGCCGCCAAATCATTTTGTCATGCATCAGACTGTCTTTCACTTCTTTTACACTTCTCACGCACGGGAATTAGGGCGAAAAGTATTTAACTaacaaaacatttatttacttatttttgctACGGTAACAGAGTATGCGTCATTTGGTTATTAACTTTTtatggtagtatgcacctcgaaagtgattcagaaagacttgaacttttgctcaaattttcctcagaatctttcaacctttctctttcaaagtcgagaataaaaatcggggattaTCGTTTAtagttttgtactagagaaacacattaccaaatatttgccgatttttgcaattcaaaatagccgcagtcctgtgttaattctatgaagAAGAATAaaagtttcgattttcaaaaaacaaagatGGTCAAAGTccttacacaaagagctttaaatgagtcctcacaagtggtagaccaaaatgaactgtaaaagtttgagagtccgaatttctGTCGCCTAGGggaattctaccttaaatgaacGAGACTAATTGTGTCAGTATTAATATTGTTACTTATCACTTCATTGCTAACGAAATGGTCCTCTCAGAACAAAGTTTATTCGCTTGATGCCCTTCACAACTGTGCGATTTAATGTTTTGCTGatttttgaaattgtcattaagtaaacaaaaaaaacgGTGTCTATCAAACAGTGGTTGTTAGCATCAGACTGAGGGATTCTTTTTATAACCAAACCACCTTCCATTAAATCATCATATAGATCCAGACCAACAGTCATACAGCACCACATTGTGCACGCACAACCGTACGGCACATTCAAATCCTCGTTAGCGGCGTCTCTTCACAGCAAGTGTTATTTCTTCAGGCGCTAAGAATCTACTGGTCCCAAGTTTCGGTGGTATCTGAAAGTAGAAATAAGGCTCTCTATGACGAtgtattatagaaataaagggCGACGCTCTGGCCACTAGCGTTTCTTTATAGGCAAGTGGCGGCAGGAAAgtcaaaaattaacgggcgaggcttgccaagcacattaattttggctttctcTCGCCAGAGTCAAAACGTTAATCgtcagggcggagtctgttatttcaattatattatcaatgaacccaagaaaacgtcaaaatttatgaaaatttcccaCGCAAAAGACAACAGGGCCCAAGACCTTGAAATTGCTGAACCTGGATCTCTGGACACCATAAGTCGGTTGTTTATCACCTCTTAAAAGCGTATGGTGACCTAACAGTTTACTAGCAGTGGACTTGCTAAAAGTAGGGGAGATTGTCAGGGTAAGAGAACAAAAGACATATTTAAACATCTCTGTCTGCGGACATGAACTTGGGATTAAAGTGCTTGATTGCGCCACGTTGAAGCATAGAAAGTCGAAAGTAGACAGGCTCGACTGTCTACGGTTGAAGTTTTCAAGTTAAGCAAGGTAACTCCATTTTGCATGTTTAAAGTTAATAATCTCAGCAGCGGCTGCTGATGTCCTTttgtcaaagtaacttttctttATACAAAAAAGTTTATCGTTTGCATCAGACGACCAACGTTTTGGAGCCATAGGTCTTACTTCAGTCTCCGCACAGGGTTCGAAGgtgtatttggtgaatatgcgGACAAATCCAATCTTCAAATCCAATAAAGCAAATCTCATTGCGATACAGTTACGAGGACCAGCTCCAAATGGCAGCCACGAGTAAGGATGACGTTTCTGTTTTTCTTCTTTGGTGAACCTAAAATATGGAGATGTTTCGTCAAATTTTGTGTAGCAAGGATTTTTgtgtttgatgaattttgttgaGTGACCAACAAAGTTTATCCGGTACGTATTTTCGGATAAAAATTCTTGCAATTCTTCGCTTATATATAGCTATAGATTTATTTTGTAACACAAAAACGACATTAAATTTTTATCTTCTTGGTTTTGTAGACTCGTTTTTTCAAGAGTTAattaaaggaaatgaaggccAGTTTGTTcgaaatatttta
The DNA window shown above is from Ptychodera flava strain L36383 chromosome 5, AS_Pfla_20210202, whole genome shotgun sequence and carries:
- the LOC139133883 gene encoding cyclic GMP-AMP synthase-like receptor 2 isoform X2 — translated: MLATRFPLYDVRNIKIEAVGSSFEGLSFPELQSLSTGEKKLFDEVDINVCLGSITAIETSPDVEHGKTHHKKKKGSRTFPEGPIRVEIIQSDQPGYVYVKVPTVNPPMSYHMMSIGEKEAQTYLSPIDILKEFKLFCEYSAHVHSRIAQRENFLQLVQLHVRANFPAICLVAKIHEFIMQFDLAVAIPCRQWPSVCRDWITRKRPSGWPPRHLIDDIVGIGCRLLPRSPKGSVTSLEWRISFGEAERVLADDLTREQKLCYILFKQVSKQFLTQPLLTGLKSYHLKNIFFWALEEVPRGEWSEDKICERVIDLLHRLNWCLLRHKCPGYFIPQRNLFAEISGDLLFAVHQRLQAAILHIPSILNRDISIAFLPQRKSRRTPNSEMMKSVFELKRRLQDSIHWERLVPEKQMQMAIGLLRDNMEAMIAKWHQVDDHLESEYFNHNLRLAIDTILCGDFVTSMRDYRWDLVGITPLTKGDYFNQSSIDLAAIDSLETFHKILVESSRTEFNEMGTSSLASANLSQFLTVGDDPMHSIAVREVEKLLDEHLLALAFVSAVIKQL
- the LOC139133883 gene encoding cyclic GMP-AMP synthase-like receptor 2 isoform X1, translated to MLLRKSKKLQTNYRLHMKMIKHFLSLPFSQKDAIPPIKMLATRFPLYDVRNIKIEAVGSSFEGLSFPELQSLSTGEKKLFDEVDINVCLGSITAIETSPDVEHGKTHHKKKKGSRTFPEGPIRVEIIQSDQPGYVYVKVPTVNPPMSYHMMSIGEKEAQTYLSPIDILKEFKLFCEYSAHVHSRIAQRENFLQLVQLHVRANFPAICLVAKIHEFIMQFDLAVAIPCRQWPSVCRDWITRKRPSGWPPRHLIDDIVGIGCRLLPRSPKGSVTSLEWRISFGEAERVLADDLTREQKLCYILFKQVSKQFLTQPLLTGLKSYHLKNIFFWALEEVPRGEWSEDKICERVIDLLHRLNWCLLRHKCPGYFIPQRNLFAEISGDLLFAVHQRLQAAILHIPSILNRDISIAFLPQRKSRRTPNSEMMKSVFELKRRLQDSIHWERLVPEKQMQMAIGLLRDNMEAMIAKWHQVDDHLESEYFNHNLRLAIDTILCGDFVTSMRDYRWDLVGITPLTKGDYFNQSSIDLAAIDSLETFHKILVESSRTEFNEMGTSSLASANLSQFLTVGDDPMHSIAVREVEKLLDEHLLALAFVSAVIKQL